Part of the Bryobacteraceae bacterium genome is shown below.
CCGTTCCCGCCGGCGGCCGTGGTCGAGTTCTTCCGCGTGAACTACGGGCCGATGGCGCGCGCCTTCGCCGCGTTGGACACCAAGAGCCAGGCCGCGATGCGCGAGGAACTGGAGGATCTTTGGTCCTCGGCCAACACCGCCGGCGCCGGCGTAACCCGGCTGGAGGCGGAGTACCTGGAGGTAGTCGGAATCCGGGCCGCTTGATACGTTCGCTCCAACCCCGAGGCCCCGGGCGACACCTACTTGTGCTCGCCGGGGCCTTTCCTCTGTGCTTCGCGCCGAGCATGCTCGACGATCCGCCCGCTCGAGCAGCGCCACACGCCAGCGCCGTAACGCCAACTCCCGGGCGATCGTAATCCCCGCAAGTCCGCCGCCCACGACGATCGCGGTTCTGGCCGTCATCGCTTTCAACAACTCCAAGCGCCCCCGGCCTTTGTGGCCGGGGGCGCGATTTTCCTCAGCTTATCCGCCGGCGTCCGCGTCAACGACGGCTCGCCCGGTAGAAGTAATAGTCGGTGGTGTAGGGCGCTAGCGCCACCTTGCCGTACGACGCGGCGTCGCAGCCCGTCGCCGGCGCCACGCCTCCCGATGTGTTCAGCCGCTGAATGTATGTCGTCTCGGAGAGCATCTTGCCTCCCATCGGACCGGCCTGCGTTCCCACTGCCTGCACCAGCAGCCACGCCACGGCCCCCGGCGCCACGTACGCGGGATCCGTGGAATTCGCGATCGGGTTACCCCAGACCATACTCGTATCGAGCGAGCCTTGCCAGGACGGCCGCGGCGTTCCGCCCTCCGCCGGATTCGCGCTCAGAAAATGCGTGGTGATCTGTTGCTTGCCCTGCCCGTTGATCCACGGGAACGTCACGAACAACGTCGCCTGTGGTCCCATCGGCTTCCACTGCGGGCCGCTCGCGCTAGCCGCGCAAACGTAGTTCTGTGTGCCTTCGGCCTGGCCTTTGAGGTAGATGGAGTTGCCGGAAGGAACTTGCAGGTTCGCAGGCGCCGGCGGCGCCTGGATGAGCCCGTTCTGGGCCTGCGCGGCGGCGGCGAAGGAGAAAGCGATCACGTTCGCTGTGATCAGGCGTTGGAAAGTCTTGGTCATGGTTGCCCTTTCTACTTCTGGAAGCGGAGTCCGCGCGCCGAATTCGCGAAAAAATCCGGTGTGCTAGAGTGATCCATCGGGAAATCGCGCCATGAGCCCTGACACCCTGCCGGAACTGCTTGACCGGTTACGCGGCGGAGACGAATCCGCCGTCGGTGACCTCACGCCGGCGCTCTATTCGGAACTCCGCCGCATCGCCTCGCGTCATTTGAGAGGCGAGCGCCCCAATCACACACTGCAGCCCACCGCGTTGGTCCACGAGGCCTACCTGAAACTTTCGGGTTCGCCCGAACGGGCCTACAACGGTGAGCCACACTTTCTCGCCGTCGCCTCGCGCGTCATGCGCCAGGTCCTCGTCGATCACGCCCGCTCGCGCAACGCTCGGAAGCGCAAAGGCCGCTCCGGCGCTGCTCCGAACGACGACAACCTCGCCGCGTGCGCAACGTCGGATCAAGACCGTTTTGCGCGAATACCTCAAAAGCGTCAGAACGAGTGGTCGGCCAACCTGGAGTTGGGCGGCGAAAACGAAGTGGAACTCGTCGACCTCATCGAACTCGATTCCGCCATCGAAGCTCTCGCCGCGGACAACCAGAAGCTGGCGCGCCTGGTGGAGATGCGCTACTTCGGCGGAATGACCGCGGAGGAATCCGCCGAGGCGCTCGGCATTTCGGCCCACATCGTGCGTCACGATCTGCGCTTCGCGCACGCCTGGCTGCGGCGCCGCCTCTCGGGGAAATAAGAATACCCGGAGTCCGCCTTCGCCGCCACGCAGGAGGAAAGGGGCGGCGCGCTCTTGCCGCCGCGTTCGCTAAAAGACGTACTTCAGCCCGAACTGAATTCGCCTGGGCTCGTCCGCCGAGTTGATCGTGCCAACCGCCGCCGTCCCGTAGGCCAGGTTCGGGCGCCCGAACGCCGGGGTGTTCGTGAAGTTGAAGGATTCGAACCGGAACTGCAGATAGTGTCCCTCCCACGGCATGAGGAAATTCCGGTTGAGAGAGAAATCGAAGTTATACGTCGGCGGACCCACGATCAGGTTCCGCCCCGCGTTGTCGAACTGCCCGAGCTTGCCCGGCGCCACGGCCGTCGTGTCGAACCACCGGTCGATCGTGCGGTCCCCGCGCGGCAGGTTCGGGTTGCGCAAAAGGTCGCCGCGGTTGGCGCCGCCGACGTTCGTCGTGTTCTGGTTGATCGTGTGCGAATCGGGCGTCCCGCCAAGCAGGGACAGAATGCCGCCCACCTGCCATCCGCCCAGCACCCATGCCGCCGGACCGGAAGTCACGTGCGCGCGCCCCTTCCCGAACGGCACTTCCCACACGGCGCTCGTGACAAACGCCAAACGCCGGTCGAGCGAGGCGTTCCCGCGATCGAACCGCCGGTTGTAGGTGAACAGTGTGCTGCCGTTGCCCTGCTGCAGGTTCTCGTCGCCGTAATCCAGGTTGTGAGACCACGTGAATGAACTCAGGAACGTGAACCCGCGCGAGAACCGTTTCTCGGCCTTCAGCGTGAGGGCGTTGTAGCTCGTGTTGTCGCCGGCGTTCGATTCGGTTACGCCGTTGAAGAACGGCCGGCGGAAACGCTGGTTGTTCGGAACCACCGGGTCCGGCGTTTGCGGCTGGTTGATATTGATGCCGTAGAACAACTGCCGCGCGCCCGTGCCCTGGTAGCCCAGCGTGAACAGGATGTCGCCGGCCAGCTCCTGCTGGAAGTCGAAGAACCACTGGTAGGCGTAGGGTTGCGGCAGGAAGTCGCGCGACGTGGCCACGCTCAGGCCGGAGCGCGGAAAGCCCTCGGGCGTCACCGGCGCGAAGCCGTTTCGCACCAGCAGCGTCGTCGTCTCGCGGCCCTGCGGCGCGTTGAACTCGTTGGCCAGCGGCGCTCCGGTGAAGAAGCGTCCGGCCTCCGATTGCGCGTTGTCGTGCTCGCCGTAGTACATGCCCGCGCCCGCCCGGATCACGGTCCTGTCGCTCATCCGGTACGCCAGCCCGAATCGCGGCGCGATGTTGTTCTTGTCCAGGATGCAGCCGCAATCGCCGCCGTTGCGCGGCGTTGTGAATAGCGGCAGGTAGTCGGACTCGCCAAAGCCTCCGCGATTCAGCGCCAGGAATTCGCGCGGGTCCGATGCCCGCCCATTGATCTCGGTGAGGAATCGCGAAACCGTCTGCTTCTCCGGATTCGGGAATCGCGGCGGGAAGAACAACTCGTAGCGCATCCCGAGATTGAGAGTCAGCTTCGAGCTCAGCTTGAAGTCATCCTGCATGAACAGGCCGAGATAAGGCACCCGCGTCGTCTCTCCGTTCGGAAAGCCCCAGGTCTCGTTCTGCGCCATGCCGAGCAACAGGTCCGCCATGCCGTTGCCGGTGCGCGCGCGAGACGCCGCCACGTTCGGCTGCTGCGTGGTGTAGTCGCCGCTGAAATTGAACTGCCCGCGCCGGAAGCGCGAAGGATCGCGCGGCACCGTGGATTGCCGCCACTCGCCGCCCACCTTCACCGTGTGCCGCCCGCGGACGAACGTCAGGTTGTCGCCGATCTGGTAGTTCTTCAGGTCGTTGAAGTTCGGCCAGAACGCCCGCGGACCAAGCTGCGAAAAGCCATCACCCGGCACGAACAGCGCGTACCCGTTGTCGCGGCCGTCGTTCAGGTTATCGCCCGGCGCTCCCTTGATGCCGAACTGCGATTGCAGGTTCTCCGTAATCGGAATATCGAACACCGTCGGGAAGAACGTGTACCCGAACCGCACTTCGTTGAACATCGTGGAGCCGATCGTGGAGTTCAAGGACCACGCCAGATTGTGCCCCGGCAGATCCACCGTCTGTCCCGTTCCGCCCACCGCCGGCGCCGGCAGCGGCCCGTTCTGGTACGTGAACTGGTTGCGGTAAGAGTAACGGACGAACGTGCGGTGGTTGTCGGTGACGTTGTAATCCCACTTCACGTCGTACTGGTCGAAGTCGTCCGTGTCGGAAGGCGAGAAGAAGAAGTTGTTCGGCAGATTCTCCCGGCCCGGGATGTTCGGACGCGGATACACCGCCGCCACAGCGGCCGAGACGGGGTCAAAACGCGACCGCGGAATCGTGAAGTTCGGGAACGCCTGCCGCGTCAGGTTCACTCCGGCGCCGGTCTGCGTCAGCGGGTCGTAGATCTCGCGCGTCGGGTTCGGCTGATTGTTGAAGTTGCCCTGATCGACGATGGACGCGCTCGGCACCGTCGAGGTAAAGCTCTTCCCCAGCCGGATGCGCGTGCCCTGAAAGCTCCCGAAGAAAAACATCTTGTTTCGCTGAATCGGCCCGCCGAGCGTCGCCCCGAACTGGTTCAACCGGTACGAGGGCTTCGCCGCTCCGGAGCGGTTGGCGAAGAAGTTGGTGGCGTCGAGCTTGTCGTTGCGCAGAAAGTGAAACGCGCTGCCGTGCAGATCGTTTGTGCCTGACTTCGTCGAGACGATCACCTTGGCGCCCATCCGGTATCCGTACTCCGCGGACGTGTTGTTGGTCACTACCTTGAACTCGCCCACCGAGTCCACCGAAGGCTTCGTCGCCTGCTGCTGGAATCCAAGCGCGCCGCCCGAGTTGCGCGACGTATTGTCGGAGCCGTCGAGCAGAATGTTGTTCTGCGCCGCGTGCATGCCGACCGCGAGAAATCCGCCCTCACCGCCGTTTTCGCCATCCTGCCGCGTGCCCTTGCCGAACTGCCGCGAAGGCAGCACCCCCACCGTGAATCGCGCAAGCTGCAGGTAGTTGCGGCCGTTCAGCGGCATCTCCACGATGCGCTTGGAATCGATCACCTGGCCCACTTCGGTCTTCTCGGATTGGATCAACTGCGCCGCCGCCGATACCTCCACCGTCTCGGCCACCGTTCCAATGTTCAACTGGCAATCGATGCGGGCCGTCTGCTGCACTTCCAGCCGCAGGCCGGGGAACTCCTTCGGCGCGAAGCCCTGCGCCGTGCATTGCACCGAGTAACGGCCCGGGTTCAGCGCCGGAACCGTATAGAACCCAACGGCGTTCGTAGCCGCCCGGTTCTCCACCCCCGTGTCCAGGTTCTTCACGATCACGGCGGCCCCCGGAATCACGGCTCCGGAGTTGTCGGCCACCACGCCCTGGATGGTGCCGCTCGATTGCGCGTATGCCGCGGCGCACGCGATCACACAAAGACCGGTGGCGCGGAGTAGATTGTACATATTTAACCCCTGTGCGTAAGATTAATCTTTTGTCAGTTAAACTGGCTTCATTTTAGGGTTCCCTCCAAGCTCGTGTCAAGGCCTTTAATCCACGGCTCCAGCGTCCCCCGGTGCTATCATGAGGTTCCGTACCAAAGCTTGATCGTCGACACACAGCATGTCCGTTTTGACTCGCTTCGGCTGGACTCCGGCGCCGTCCTCGCCCCTGTCGACATCGCCTACCAGACCTACGGCCAACTCAACGAAACCCGTTCCAACGCCATCCTGATCGTCCACGCCTTTTCCGGCGACGCCCACGCCGCGGGAATCGGCCGCGAGTCCGGCAAGCCCGGCTGGTGGGACTCCATGATCGGTCCCGGTAAAGGCTTCGACACGGACCGCTACTTCGTCATCTGCTCCAACGTTCTCGGCGGCTGCCGCGGCACCACCGGTCCCGGCTCGGTAAATCCCGCCACCGGCAAGCCCTTCGCGATGTCGTTCCCCTGGATCTCCATTTCCGACATGGTTCGCCTGCAGAAGCGGCTCGTCGAGCACCTCGGAATCGAAAAGCTCCTCGCCGTCGCCGGCGGGTCCATGGGCGGGATGCAGGCGCTCGAGTGGGCTGTCGCCTATCCTGATTCGCTCGCCGCGTCGATCCCCATTGCTTCCACCGCCCGGCACAGCGCCATGCAGATCGCGTTCAACGAGGTGGGCCGTCAGGCGATCATGGCGGACCCGGACTGGAAAAACGGCGAATACCACGGCTCGGATCCGCCCCGGCGCGGCTTGGCCGTCGCGCGCATGGTGGGCCACATCACCTACATGAGCGACGAGTCCATGCGCGAAAAGTTCGGGCGCCGCCTCCGAGGGAAAGACCAGCCGACCCCGGACCTCGAAGCCGACTTCGAAGTGGAAAGCTACCTCCGCTACCGCGGAGCGCAGTTCGTGGACCGCTTCGACGCCAACTCCTACCTCTACATCACAAAGGCGATGGACAATTTCGACCTCGCAGCCGGCGGAGCCCTCGGCGCCGCGCTTGAGCGCACCAAGTCGCGATTCCTCGTGATCAGCTTCACCTCGGACTGGCTCTATCCCACGTATCAATCCCTCGAAATCGTGAACGCGCTCCGCACCCGCAACCGCGACGTCGCCTACTGCGAACTCCCCTCGAACTACGGCCACGACGCATTCCTCGTCGAGGTCGCCGAACAGACCGAACTCCTGCGCGGGTTTCTGGCCCGCACCTTGCGGGAGGCGGCCAAGTGACGCTCGCCGCCGAACACGGCCGGGCCATCGTCCGCAACGTGCTCGGCCGATCCGACTACGCCATCATCGGCGAACTGATCGAACCCGGCAGCCGCGTGCTCGACCTCGGCTGCGGCGACGCCGAACTCCTCGATTGGCTGGTCGAGAACAAACGCGTCGAAGGGCGCGGCATCGAGATGAGCGGAGCGAAAGTGCAGAAAGCCATCGCACGCGGGCTATCGGTTTATCAGGGCGATCTCGAAAAAAGCCTTGCCGATTACCCTGACGCCACCTTCGACTACATCATCCTCAGCCAGACGCTCCAGCAAACCGCGCATCCTTTATATGTCCTCCGCCAGATGCTGCGCGTCGGCCGAAAAGCGATCATCGGCTTTCCGAACTTCGGCCATTGGCGCGTACGCTGGTCCCACCTCGTGAGCGGCCGCGCACCTCGCACCGAGTTGTTCCCCTACGAGTGGTACGACTCGCCGAACATCCACTTTCTCACCGTGGACGACTTCCAGGCGCTCGTCAACAAAGAAGCCTGGACGGTGGACCGCCGTATCCTGCTCGCCGGAGATTCGCGCCCGGAGTTACTCGGCAACCTTCGGGCCGAGATCGCCATCTACGTCCTGCACAAATAGGTCTACGGCTGCGCACCGCGCCGCGTCAGCAAGTCGACGATCTCCTGATTCTTCCGCCGCCGCGCCTGCGTCAGCGGCGACGTCCCATACAAATCGCGCTGATTCACATCCGCGCCCGCGTCGATCAAAGCCCGCACCATATCCTCCCGCCCCTGAGCGATCGCGATCAGGAGCGGCGTCGCCCCCTTCCCATCTGCCTGGTTCACCTTCGCGCCAAACGCCATCAGTTGCTGCAACACACGCTGCCTGCCGGATCTCACGGCCGTCGCCAACGGCGTCAGCCCGTTCTCGCCCGCCTGGTTCGGATCGGCGCCGGAAACCAGTAGCAACCGCACGATGTCGCCCCGCCCCTTGGCAACCGAAAACAAAAGCGGCGATGTCTCTTTCTCGTCCGCTTGCCCCGGATCGGCGCCGAACGAGAGCAGCATTTCCACCATCTCCACGCTGCCTTGATTCACCGCCGCCATCATCGCCGTCATCCCGCCTCGCCCCGTCATGATCCGGCCGCCGCTCATCAGCAGCAGCTCCACCATATCGGTGTGATTCGCCGCGATCGCCGTGAACAGCACCGGGATGCCGTTGTTGGCCGCGTTCGGATCGGCCCCGAACTGGATCAGCAGGCGCACGAACCCGGTGTGATTCGCCGCGACAGCGAGCGTCAGCGCTTCCCGCAGAGACCTGTCCGGAAGGCCTGTCTCGAGCAGCATCCGCGCGATGTCCAGGTACCCCGCCGCC
Proteins encoded:
- a CDS encoding DUF3455 domain-containing protein; this encodes MTKTFQRLITANVIAFSFAAAAQAQNGLIQAPPAPANLQVPSGNSIYLKGQAEGTQNYVCAASASGPQWKPMGPQATLFVTFPWINGQGKQQITTHFLSANPAEGGTPRPSWQGSLDTSMVWGNPIANSTDPAYVAPGAVAWLLVQAVGTQAGPMGGKMLSETTYIQRLNTSGGVAPATGCDAASYGKVALAPYTTDYYFYRASRR
- a CDS encoding sigma-70 family RNA polymerase sigma factor → MSPDTLPELLDRLRGGDESAVGDLTPALYSELRRIASRHLRGERPNHTLQPTALVHEAYLKLSGSPERAYNGEPHFLAVASRVMRQVLVDHARSRNARKRKGRSGAAPNDDNLAACATSDQDRFARIPQKRQNEWSANLELGGENEVELVDLIELDSAIEALAADNQKLARLVEMRYFGGMTAEESAEALGISAHIVRHDLRFAHAWLRRRLSGK
- a CDS encoding carboxypeptidase-like regulatory domain-containing protein translates to MYNLLRATGLCVIACAAAYAQSSGTIQGVVADNSGAVIPGAAVIVKNLDTGVENRAATNAVGFYTVPALNPGRYSVQCTAQGFAPKEFPGLRLEVQQTARIDCQLNIGTVAETVEVSAAAQLIQSEKTEVGQVIDSKRIVEMPLNGRNYLQLARFTVGVLPSRQFGKGTRQDGENGGEGGFLAVGMHAAQNNILLDGSDNTSRNSGGALGFQQQATKPSVDSVGEFKVVTNNTSAEYGYRMGAKVIVSTKSGTNDLHGSAFHFLRNDKLDATNFFANRSGAAKPSYRLNQFGATLGGPIQRNKMFFFGSFQGTRIRLGKSFTSTVPSASIVDQGNFNNQPNPTREIYDPLTQTGAGVNLTRQAFPNFTIPRSRFDPVSAAVAAVYPRPNIPGRENLPNNFFFSPSDTDDFDQYDVKWDYNVTDNHRTFVRYSYRNQFTYQNGPLPAPAVGGTGQTVDLPGHNLAWSLNSTIGSTMFNEVRFGYTFFPTVFDIPITENLQSQFGIKGAPGDNLNDGRDNGYALFVPGDGFSQLGPRAFWPNFNDLKNYQIGDNLTFVRGRHTVKVGGEWRQSTVPRDPSRFRRGQFNFSGDYTTQQPNVAASRARTGNGMADLLLGMAQNETWGFPNGETTRVPYLGLFMQDDFKLSSKLTLNLGMRYELFFPPRFPNPEKQTVSRFLTEINGRASDPREFLALNRGGFGESDYLPLFTTPRNGGDCGCILDKNNIAPRFGLAYRMSDRTVIRAGAGMYYGEHDNAQSEAGRFFTGAPLANEFNAPQGRETTTLLVRNGFAPVTPEGFPRSGLSVATSRDFLPQPYAYQWFFDFQQELAGDILFTLGYQGTGARQLFYGININQPQTPDPVVPNNQRFRRPFFNGVTESNAGDNTSYNALTLKAEKRFSRGFTFLSSFTWSHNLDYGDENLQQGNGSTLFTYNRRFDRGNASLDRRLAFVTSAVWEVPFGKGRAHVTSGPAAWVLGGWQVGGILSLLGGTPDSHTINQNTTNVGGANRGDLLRNPNLPRGDRTIDRWFDTTAVAPGKLGQFDNAGRNLIVGPPTYNFDFSLNRNFLMPWEGHYLQFRFESFNFTNTPAFGRPNLAYGTAAVGTINSADEPRRIQFGLKYVF
- a CDS encoding homoserine O-acetyltransferase, which codes for MIVDTQHVRFDSLRLDSGAVLAPVDIAYQTYGQLNETRSNAILIVHAFSGDAHAAGIGRESGKPGWWDSMIGPGKGFDTDRYFVICSNVLGGCRGTTGPGSVNPATGKPFAMSFPWISISDMVRLQKRLVEHLGIEKLLAVAGGSMGGMQALEWAVAYPDSLAASIPIASTARHSAMQIAFNEVGRQAIMADPDWKNGEYHGSDPPRRGLAVARMVGHITYMSDESMREKFGRRLRGKDQPTPDLEADFEVESYLRYRGAQFVDRFDANSYLYITKAMDNFDLAAGGALGAALERTKSRFLVISFTSDWLYPTYQSLEIVNALRTRNRDVAYCELPSNYGHDAFLVEVAEQTELLRGFLARTLREAAK
- the metW gene encoding methionine biosynthesis protein MetW; the encoded protein is MTLAAEHGRAIVRNVLGRSDYAIIGELIEPGSRVLDLGCGDAELLDWLVENKRVEGRGIEMSGAKVQKAIARGLSVYQGDLEKSLADYPDATFDYIILSQTLQQTAHPLYVLRQMLRVGRKAIIGFPNFGHWRVRWSHLVSGRAPRTELFPYEWYDSPNIHFLTVDDFQALVNKEAWTVDRRILLAGDSRPELLGNLRAEIAIYVLHK
- a CDS encoding ankyrin repeat domain-containing protein translates to MTTALALLLLLAPPDSKENQRLLFMAARTGDTAAVERLLKEGADVDAFELSGDGPLAMAAENGNTETVAAIITFHPNEFSRERAMQKASAAGYLDIARMLLETGLPDRSLREALTLAVAANHTGFVRLLIQFGADPNAANNGIPVLFTAIAANHTDMVELLLMSGGRIMTGRGGMTAMMAAVNQGSVEMVEMLLSFGADPGQADEKETSPLLFSVAKGRGDIVRLLLVSGADPNQAGENGLTPLATAVRSGRQRVLQQLMAFGAKVNQADGKGATPLLIAIAQGREDMVRALIDAGADVNQRDLYGTSPLTQARRRKNQEIVDLLTRRGAQP